One genomic region from Nilaparvata lugens isolate BPH chromosome 3, ASM1435652v1, whole genome shotgun sequence encodes:
- the LOC120350610 gene encoding alpha-crystallin A chain-like → MSLLPIILREAIEDMYNPSPSIYDQHFGLGLLNDDLLRRQPSYSLMSVPLNSGYLRPWRHQHSGDSGVSTIEADKHNFKVNLDVQQFKPEEISVKLTGNDLIIEGKHEERQDKHGFVSRQFTRRYTLPENVDLEKLESKLSSDGILSLVAPKKVEKSNNERAIPIVKTNQPALKQQTSQEGAKSAKDGKQEKMET, encoded by the coding sequence ATGTCTCTGCTACCGATTATCCTTCGTGAAGCTATTGAGGATATGTACAACCCATCTCCATCAATTTACGACCAACATTTTGGTCTTGGATTGCTGAACGATGATCTTCTGCGACGCCAACCGTCCTACAGTTTGATGTCAGTTCCTCTAAATTCCGGATATTTGCGTCCATGGAGACATCAGCACTCAGGAGACAGCGGTGTTTCAACTATTGAGGCCGACAAGCACAATTTCAAAGTGAATTTGGACGTACAACAGTTCAAACCTGAAGAAATCTCTGTGAAACTAACGGGAAATGACTTGATCATTGAGGGAAAGCATGAAGAACGCCAAGACAAGCATGGGTTTGTGTCTCGTCAGTTTACTCGTCGCTACACCCTGCCGGAAAACGTCGATCTGGAGAAATTGGAGTCAAAACTGTCTTCGGATGGAATTTTGTCGTTGGTCGCCCCCAAGAAGGTGGAGAAATCTAACAACGAGAGAGCGATTCCCATCGTCAAAACTAACCAGCCTGCTCTGAAACAACAGACTTCCCAGGAAGGAGCCAAGTCAGCCAAGGATGGCAAGCAGGAGAAGATGGAGACCTAA